In Desulfuromonas sp. KJ2020, a single window of DNA contains:
- a CDS encoding tetratricopeptide repeat protein translates to MDKGTDQPRPTTKSHQHRKVVELTRTGHQMAKARRWQQAKAAFAQALEMEPENAYALTGMGDACRSLGAMEESIPYYQKVLKADGKNLFALRGLGDALRELRQYKEAVGLWQTYLRLRPNDIFVITRIADGLKMMGHFGEAEKHYEQALKLNPRDHYTLMGIADLYHKEGYETKAIEYYEKVLARRPDLINILTMVGNLYWKRFDFEKAKDFYAKAVEIDSHNPYALYGLGNYYRWKREYRRAIATWERILEKHEGTVNMLSRLGDAYRNLGEFDQAEKTYLGILQNGFDKYAQIGLAKLRFLQGKLAEALDLYRGFHAHEGDNPKIVAEVSALLLQEQCFEGARSFYHLILDELPHGAESRQLAQENLKELPAAD, encoded by the coding sequence ATGGATAAAGGCACTGATCAGCCCCGTCCCACCACGAAAAGCCATCAGCACCGCAAGGTTGTTGAACTCACCCGCACCGGCCACCAGATGGCCAAAGCCCGCCGATGGCAGCAGGCCAAAGCGGCCTTTGCCCAAGCCCTTGAGATGGAGCCGGAAAACGCCTATGCCCTCACCGGCATGGGGGATGCCTGCCGCAGCCTGGGCGCCATGGAAGAATCCATCCCCTACTATCAGAAGGTGCTCAAGGCCGACGGCAAAAACCTCTTCGCCCTGCGGGGTTTAGGGGACGCCCTGCGTGAACTCCGGCAATACAAGGAAGCCGTGGGCCTCTGGCAGACCTACCTGCGTCTGCGGCCCAACGACATCTTCGTCATCACTCGCATCGCCGACGGTCTCAAGATGATGGGCCATTTCGGCGAGGCGGAAAAACACTACGAGCAGGCCCTCAAGCTCAACCCACGCGACCACTACACGCTTATGGGCATCGCTGACCTCTACCACAAGGAAGGCTACGAGACCAAGGCCATCGAATACTACGAAAAGGTCCTGGCCCGCCGCCCCGATCTCATCAACATCCTCACCATGGTCGGCAACCTCTACTGGAAACGCTTCGATTTCGAAAAAGCCAAGGATTTCTACGCCAAGGCCGTCGAAATCGACAGTCACAACCCCTATGCCCTCTACGGGCTCGGCAACTATTACCGCTGGAAACGTGAATACCGCAGAGCTATCGCCACCTGGGAACGCATCCTCGAAAAACACGAGGGCACAGTCAACATGCTCTCACGCCTGGGGGACGCCTACCGGAACCTCGGCGAATTCGACCAGGCCGAAAAGACCTACCTCGGCATCCTCCAGAACGGTTTCGACAAATACGCCCAGATCGGACTGGCCAAACTGCGCTTTCTGCAGGGCAAACTGGCGGAAGCCCTTGACCTGTACCGAGGCTTCCACGCCCACGAAGGGGACAATCCCAAGATCGTCGCCGAAGTCAGTGCTCTTCTGCTGCAGGAGCAGTGCTTTGAGGGTGCCCGTTCTTTTTATCACCTCATCCTGGACGAACTGCCCCACGGCGCCGAATCCCGCCAACTGGCCCAGGAAAACCTGAAGGAGCTGCCCGCTGCCGATTGA